A DNA window from Candidatus Krumholzibacteriia bacterium contains the following coding sequences:
- a CDS encoding N-acetyltransferase, which translates to MNVEVRPARGRAELERFVRLPWKIYADDPVWVPPLIRDAVRVFDPAHNPFLEHGQIEPMLARSDGEVVGRIAAIRNHNHERAWNDGCGFFGYFESIDDPNVASALVEAARVRCRDWGLRTLRGPVNPSTNDECGVLVEGFDSPPAVLMPHSPPYYDRVLEEAGLGKAKDLLAYWLDAPPEGAPERLQRAARIARARNPEITFRAFRKKDFDAEVDRFKSVYNAAWERNWGFVPMTDSEIDHMAASLRQVLDPGLVRIAEHGDRTVAFALALPDMNQALRHANGRLFPFGLLKILWHSRRIDAARVLVLGVVDDYRGRGLDAVLYADLYDHAAKVGLRGAELSWVLEDNHGIRKPIEGAMGALPYKTYRLYEMSVGG; encoded by the coding sequence GAGCGCTTCGTGCGCCTGCCGTGGAAGATCTACGCCGACGATCCTGTCTGGGTACCGCCCTTGATCCGCGACGCCGTCCGGGTCTTCGATCCCGCCCACAATCCCTTCCTCGAGCACGGCCAGATCGAGCCCATGCTCGCCCGCAGCGATGGCGAGGTCGTAGGACGCATTGCGGCCATTCGTAACCACAACCACGAGCGCGCCTGGAACGACGGCTGTGGCTTCTTCGGCTACTTCGAGTCGATCGACGATCCGAACGTGGCCTCGGCGTTGGTCGAGGCGGCGCGTGTGCGTTGTCGCGACTGGGGACTGCGCACGCTACGCGGCCCGGTCAATCCCTCGACCAACGACGAGTGTGGTGTACTGGTCGAGGGCTTCGACAGCCCGCCCGCCGTCCTCATGCCACACTCTCCACCCTACTACGACCGTGTCCTGGAGGAAGCCGGCCTTGGCAAGGCCAAGGACCTGCTCGCGTACTGGCTCGACGCTCCTCCGGAGGGTGCACCCGAGCGCCTGCAACGTGCGGCTCGTATCGCCCGGGCACGGAATCCCGAGATCACCTTCCGTGCTTTCCGGAAGAAGGACTTCGACGCCGAGGTCGATCGCTTCAAGTCGGTGTACAACGCGGCGTGGGAGCGGAACTGGGGCTTCGTCCCGATGACCGACTCCGAGATCGACCACATGGCCGCGTCGCTGCGGCAGGTCCTCGATCCCGGACTCGTCCGGATCGCAGAACACGGCGACCGGACGGTGGCCTTCGCCCTCGCTCTGCCCGACATGAACCAGGCTCTGCGCCACGCCAACGGTCGGCTCTTCCCCTTCGGCCTGCTGAAGATCCTCTGGCATTCCCGTCGGATCGACGCCGCGCGCGTGCTCGTCCTGGGTGTGGTCGACGACTACCGGGGACGGGGGCTCGATGCGGTCCTGTACGCCGACCTGTACGATCATGCGGCGAAGGTCGGACTGCGCGGGGCGGAGCTCTCGTGGGTGCTCGAGGACAACCACGGCATCCGCAAACCCATCGAGGGCGCCATGGGAGCTCTTCCCTACAAGACCTATCGCCTCTACGAGATGTCGGTCGGAGGCTGA
- a CDS encoding NAD-dependent epimerase/dehydratase family protein: MDATAPVLVTGANGFVGSHVVDELLRRDLPVRVAVRRSSRIDALPVDRVEVCRVDYEERGAVEPLVDSARAVIHVAGATRAATDDDYERANVRTTRDLAEACARPAGAPRHFVLVSSLAAAGPSTRERVRDEMQSERPISAYGRSKLRAERVLREAASDRLAWSILRPPAVFGPRDRDFLRLARMVERGWVPRIGSVPQALSVVHVRDLARVLVDVVGDHRAEGRTWFVADPAPTDWDEIVDVMADTLRRRPRRIPVSTGLLPVAAGMSSMIGQLLRRPGPLPADRLADLQAEAWTCSPARIARELGFRPAVTLREGLHETVRWYREHGWLP; encoded by the coding sequence ATGGACGCGACCGCTCCGGTGTTGGTGACGGGAGCGAACGGCTTCGTGGGCTCGCACGTCGTCGACGAACTGCTGCGCCGTGACCTGCCGGTGCGGGTCGCGGTCCGGCGGAGCAGTCGGATCGACGCGCTGCCGGTCGATCGTGTCGAGGTGTGCCGCGTGGACTACGAGGAGCGCGGTGCGGTCGAGCCGTTGGTCGACAGTGCACGCGCCGTCATCCACGTGGCGGGAGCCACGCGCGCGGCCACCGACGACGACTACGAGCGAGCGAACGTCCGGACCACGCGGGATCTGGCCGAGGCCTGTGCTCGCCCGGCGGGAGCACCCCGGCACTTCGTCCTGGTCAGCAGTCTGGCCGCGGCCGGGCCCAGCACGCGGGAGCGGGTGCGTGACGAAATGCAGTCCGAGCGCCCGATCTCGGCCTACGGTCGGAGCAAGCTGCGGGCGGAGAGAGTGCTGCGCGAGGCGGCGTCGGACCGCCTCGCGTGGTCGATCCTGCGACCACCCGCGGTCTTCGGCCCGCGAGACCGGGACTTCCTGCGGCTGGCCCGCATGGTGGAGCGGGGGTGGGTGCCGCGCATCGGTTCCGTGCCGCAGGCGCTGTCGGTGGTGCACGTCCGCGATCTTGCGCGGGTGCTCGTCGACGTCGTCGGGGATCACCGGGCCGAAGGACGTACCTGGTTCGTGGCCGACCCCGCGCCGACCGACTGGGACGAGATCGTCGACGTCATGGCCGACACGCTGCGGCGTCGACCGCGGCGGATCCCCGTCTCGACCGGGTTGCTCCCGGTGGCCGCCGGCATGTCGTCGATGATCGGCCAGCTCTTGCGACGGCCGGGTCCCCTCCCGGCCGATCGACTCGCCGACCTGCAGGCCGAGGCCTGGACCTGCTCACCGGCGCGAATCGCGCGGGAGCTGGGATTCCGCCCGGCGGTCACGTTGCGCGAGGGTCTGCACGAGACGGTGCGCTGGTACCGCGAACACGGGTGGTTGCCGTGA
- a CDS encoding phosphatase PAP2 family protein — translation MSGIDRAMGNFGPGLRPVEWVLCVYLVVTAILVLLGARTLPHPFLLLSLHLVGVGLIVLMARTSSRAPVAIAFVRRIFPLVLGPLFYLEIGVLNDVIWGERYFDPYLVSLERTLFGVDTSQVFARAWSWTWVSELLHLGYGSYYALPALLFVVLVLRREWAGLEWYLTVLALTFGSCQIWFVLVPVTGPYHYFGPLDPPAPGSLFPPLVNAVVSGGSSIGTAFPSSHVAVACCVLACAWRTARITRWILAVLVTLLTVGTVYGGFHYLVDSLAGILWCGVTFVLGSWLHRRLQVRRLTPRRAGRLRSRPVVH, via the coding sequence GTGAGCGGGATCGATCGTGCGATGGGGAACTTCGGACCCGGCCTCCGTCCCGTCGAGTGGGTCCTGTGTGTCTACCTGGTGGTGACGGCGATCCTGGTGCTGCTCGGCGCTCGGACCCTGCCGCACCCGTTCCTTCTGCTGTCCCTCCATCTCGTGGGTGTCGGTCTGATCGTCCTGATGGCCCGGACGAGCTCGAGGGCACCGGTCGCCATCGCCTTCGTCCGCCGCATCTTCCCGCTCGTGCTCGGCCCTCTCTTCTACCTCGAGATCGGCGTCCTCAACGACGTGATCTGGGGCGAGCGCTACTTCGACCCGTACCTCGTCTCGCTCGAGCGGACCCTGTTCGGCGTGGACACCTCGCAGGTCTTCGCCCGGGCGTGGTCGTGGACCTGGGTGTCGGAGCTGCTGCATCTGGGCTACGGCTCCTACTACGCGCTGCCCGCTCTCCTGTTCGTGGTGCTGGTGCTGCGGCGGGAGTGGGCCGGACTGGAATGGTACCTGACCGTGCTCGCGTTGACCTTCGGGTCGTGCCAGATCTGGTTCGTGCTCGTGCCGGTCACGGGTCCGTACCACTACTTCGGCCCGCTCGATCCGCCGGCGCCGGGCTCGCTCTTCCCGCCCCTGGTGAATGCCGTGGTCAGCGGCGGTTCGTCGATCGGAACGGCGTTTCCGTCGAGCCACGTGGCCGTGGCGTGCTGCGTGCTGGCGTGTGCGTGGAGGACGGCCCGGATCACACGATGGATCCTGGCCGTTCTCGTGACCCTGCTCACGGTGGGGACGGTGTACGGTGGTTTCCACTACCTGGTGGATTCGCTGGCCGGCATCCTGTGGTGTGGCGTGACCTTCGTGCTGGGTTCGTGGTTGCACCGGCGGTTGCAGGTGCGCCGCCTCACACCCCGACGCGCCGGTAGGCTCCGTAGTAGGCCTGTCGTTCACTGA